Proteins from one Diprion similis isolate iyDipSimi1 chromosome 3, iyDipSimi1.1, whole genome shotgun sequence genomic window:
- the LOC124404609 gene encoding LOW QUALITY PROTEIN: circadian locomoter output cycles protein kaput (The sequence of the model RefSeq protein was modified relative to this genomic sequence to represent the inferred CDS: deleted 1 base in 1 codon): MACFIRGGTTCHSDDTMDDDTDNKDDTKRKSRNLSEKKRRDQFNMLVNELGGMISTNATKMDKSTVLKSTISFLKNHNEIARRSRVHEIQEDWKPSFLSNEEFTHLILGALDGFIIVLSSNGRISYASQNVTSLLGHLPTDLANTSIYDIVYQDDHALLYNVLTNQTEVQDHREWSEDNQVSFTCHVKIEGLDFREEPVYEVVQFAGYFRSNVNVDFEITTMDNFIPTGHLDGVLRNDTKFVLLDYACFISQRELLIFVGTGHLQTPRLIREMYIADGAKSEFTSRHSLEWKFLFLDHRAPPIIGYLPIEVLGTSGYDYYHVDDLDKVVESHEALMQKGEGTTCYYRFLTKGQQWIWLQTRNYISYNQWNSKPEFIVCTHSVVNYIDVIKKSRRSFGNFNKSCSQDIDVPESPTNHQQPRMAASSQSGLAPSPWSSRSLKTSRSVVATPQAQCQGGPGSDTTSMSDGSPNSRHSHQGPQSLMPKTDSQSTVTTPTTVRRGNPAAQPGEMNPACLEFVDPHQGVTAIPVQPIITGSPTVPTPPAGISMLQIPEILNQHQNIVMTSTQKQMQDELHRKHEELEQLIVHQQEVLTRAYEQLLFSRYGINSSSINVGMPCPTSSCPQTTRCVSATTAVEQRPMSAPGVQGVSVFPVSIPLSVPVVPSELFVHPLVVSQVPVAAQVAPSQFGATRVTSVHQTGSLSNTTHHYQHQQHQHQQQQQQQQSNDQSSAPAPSEESTSTVSELIPFQVGQRSGMLFSHIGSPGSNQ, encoded by the exons ATGGCTTGCTTCATTCGTGGCGGGACCACGTGCCACTCCGA TGACACAATGGACGACGATACagacaacaaagacgacacgAAGCG GAAGTCGCGGAATCTGAGCGAGAAGAAACGAAGGGATCAGTTCAACATGCTGGTGAACGAGCTGGGGGGCATGATCAGTACAAATGCGACGAAAATGGACAAATCCACGGTGCTAAAGTCGACGATATCCTTTCTCAAGAATCACAACG AAATCGCGCGGAGGTCAAGGGTCCACGAAATTCAGGAGGACTGGAAGCCGTCGTTTCTTTCAAACGAAGAATTCACGCATCTGATTCTaggg GCGTTGGACGGTTTCATAATTGTACTATCTTCAAACGGACGCATAAGCTACGCATCTCAGAATGTGACGTCGCTGCTTGGTCACCTTCCAACCGACCTGGCCAACACCTCGATTTACGACATTGTCTACCAGGATGACCACGCCCTTCTCTACAACGTCCTCACGAATCAAACCGAAGTCCAGGACCATCGCGAGTGGAGCGaag ATAATCAAGTATCATTCACGTGTCACGTAAAAATCGAAGGACTCGACTTTCGGGAAGAACCTGTCTATGAGGTTGTGCAATTTGCCGGATACTTCC GTTCGAACGTGAACGTCGACTTTGAGATCACAACGATGGACAACTTCATCCCGACCGGTCATCTGGACGGAGTTTTACGCAATGACACAAAGTTTGTGCTTCTCGATTACGCATGTTTC ATATCACAGCGAGAATT GCTAATTTTCGTGGGTACCGGGCATCTTCAAACTCCCCGATTGATTCGCGAAATGTACATCGCCGATGGTGCAAAATCTGAATTTACATCGAGGCACAGTTTGGAGTGGAAATTCCTTTTCCTTGATCATCGGGCTCCACCCATCATCGGCTACTTGCCAATTGAGGTCCTCGGCACCTCGGGGTACGATTACTACCACGTGGACGATCTGGACAAGGTTGTCGAGTCCCACGAGGCTT TAATGCAGAAGGGTGAAGGTACGACGTGTTACTATCGTTTTCTCACCAAAGGACAGCAATGGATCTGGCTTCAGACGAGGAACTACATCAGTTACAATCAATGGAATTCGAAACCGGAATTCATCGTTTGCACTCACAGCGTCGTCAACTACATCGACGTGATAAAAAAGTCGAGGAGAAGTTTTGGAAATTTCAACAAGTCCTGCAGCCAAGATATCGACGTACCCGAATCGCCGACGAATCACCAACAACCTCGT ATGGCGGCATCGTCCCAAAGTGGTCTCGCCCCCTCACCGTGGTCCTCGAGATCCTTGAAGACGTCTCGATCAGTCGTGGCAACGCCCCAGGCTCAGTGTCAGGGCGGCCCGGGATCGGACACGACGTCGATGTCGGACGGATCGCCGAACTCGAGACACTCGCATCAGGGCCCGCAGAGCTTAATGCCCAAAACCGATTCCCAGTCGACGGTGACGACGCCGACGACGGTCCGGAGAGGGAATCCGGCCGCACAGCCAGGCGAAATGAACCCCGCGTGCCTTGAATTCGTCGACCCGCATCAGGGCGTAACGGCGATTCCCGTTCAGCCGATCATTACCGGAAGTCCTACAGTCCCGACACCTCCTGCTGGAATTTCGATGCTGCAAATCCCGGAG ATCTTGAACCAGCATCAGAATATAGTGATGACATCGACACAGAAGCAAATGCAGGATGAGCTGCACAGAAAGCACGAGGAGCTTGAACAACTGATTGTTCACCAACAGGAAGTACTCACGAGGGCTTACGAGCAGCTTTTGTTCTCCAGATACGGGATCAATTCCTCCTCGATAAAC GTCGGCATGCCGTGTCCAACTTCCTCGTGTCCTCAGACAACTCGATGCGTCAGCGCCACTACCGCCGTAGAACAGCGTCCAATGTCTGCACCGGGGGTTCAAGGCGTCAGCGTATTTCCGGTATCGATACCGTTGTCTGTCCCCGTTGTTCCATCGGAACTTTTCGTCCATCCACTTGTCGTAAGTCAGGTACCTGTAGCAGCGCAAGTTGCTCCCTCTCAATTCGGCGCGACGAGGGTCACGTCCGTTCACCAAACTGGCAGTCTTTCAAACACGACTCATCACTACCAACATCAGCAGCATCAAcatcagcagcaacagcaacagcaacagtcCAACGACCAATCTTCTGCACCAGCACCATCCGAGGAAAGCACATCCACGGTTTCTGAGCTTATACCCTTCCAGGTTGGCCAGCGTTCGGGAATGCTCTTTTCCCACATCGGATCACCCGGGAGCAATCAGTA A